The following coding sequences lie in one bacterium genomic window:
- a CDS encoding anion permease: ASFGLSAAVVDSGLAEVISRHVIGVFGGYHPWVMLAVIYLVTALSTEMLSNNAAAALILPIAIETAERVAELQGMPVDPRPYAVAVAIAASMSFITPLGYQTNLMVYGPGGYRFTDFARLGVPLAVLCFVVAMVTIPMVWQIVP, translated from the coding sequence CGCCTCGTTCGGCCTGAGCGCGGCGGTCGTCGACAGCGGTCTGGCCGAGGTGATCTCGCGTCACGTCATCGGCGTGTTCGGTGGCTACCATCCGTGGGTCATGCTGGCGGTGATCTACCTGGTCACGGCGCTGTCGACCGAGATGCTGTCGAACAACGCGGCGGCGGCGCTCATCCTGCCCATCGCCATCGAGACCGCCGAGCGGGTGGCCGAGCTGCAGGGCATGCCGGTCGACCCGCGCCCGTACGCTGTCGCCGTGGCCATCGCGGCATCGATGAGCTTCATCACGCCGCTGGGGTATCAGACCAACCTGATGGTCTACGGTCCGGGCGGCTACCGCTTTACCGACTTTGCTCGCCTCGGCGTTCCCCTGGCGGTGTTGTGCTTCGTCGTCGCGATGGTCACCATCCCGATGGTCTGGCAGATCGTGCCCTGA